In the genome of Cryptomeria japonica chromosome 8, Sugi_1.0, whole genome shotgun sequence, one region contains:
- the LOC131857735 gene encoding PTI1-like tyrosine-protein kinase 2, with protein sequence MLLIYALLKKILATSEQRDEVTTYSSPPSSINIVEGNTLVQEQLVNTGLSPNLQANGLLGRDVVVELNGSLRPQQEQEPIPINTNLTLEEIICMKSFCQGSYKVGEGSFAQVYRGIFQDKDLAIKKIEHRYNGIKKSVENEVELLRGIEHKNINKLYAWCIEESISYLVYMFISGCSLDDYFRGYCTVFAYSWKQCLKTIMDIAEGIEFLHKNKIIHVDIKPQNIMMDASDNEAKIVDFGFSRKADWEGTYRSTDKIIGTRGYWAPEYCLNHKLSYKHDVFSFGIVVLEMITGERHVDNARSSSQFHIPEYVSFMISNDRFEQAIDSRLKRNGWDRFTLESAFSVANIALRCARPEKAARPFMDIVLKNSLRLQRAAVITSILLGREKKKLQSQSMYNEMKLQHIISQ encoded by the exons ATGTTACTTATCTATGCCCTCTTGAAAAAGATCCTGGCTACATCTGAGCAAAGAGACGAAGTTACAACTTATTCTTCACCTCCATCAAGTATAAATATTGTAGAGGGGAATACACTTGTCCAAGAACAACTGGTTAATACAGGTTTATCACCTAACCTTCAAGCAAATGGGCTTTTAGGAAGAGATGTCGTCGTAGAACTGAATGGAAGCCTCCGCCCCCAACAAGAACAGGAGCCTATACCAATCAATACAAATCTCACACTTGAAGAGATAATCTGTATGAAAAGCTTTTGTCAGGGCTCTTATAAAGTTGGGGAAGGAAGCTTTGCACAAGTTTATAGAGGGATATTTCAAGATAAGGATTTGGCTATAAAGAAGATAGAACATAGATACAATGGCATCAAGAAATCGGTGGAGAACGAAGTTGAACTTCTCAGGGGAATTGAGCACAAAAACATCAACAAGCTATATGCCTGGTGTATAGAAGAAAGCATATCTTACTTAGTGTATATGTTTATAAGTGGATGTAGCTTAGATGACTACTTCAGAGGATACTGTACCGTATTTGCCTACAGTTGGAAGCAGTGTCTCAAAACGATAATGGATATAGCAGAGGGAATCGAATTCCTTCACAAGAATAAAATCATTCATGTTGATATCAAGCCTCAGAATATTATGATGGACGCTAGTGATAATGAGGCCAAGATTGTTGACTTTGGGTTTTCAAGGAAAGCAGATTGGGAAGGTACATACCGGTCAACCGATAAAATAATAGGTACCAGAGGCTATTGGGCTCCAGAGTATTGCTTGAATCACAAACTTTCTTATAAACACGATGTTTTCAGCTTTGGAATTGTTGTATTGGAGATGATAACAGGGGAGAGGCATGTCGATAATGCTAGGAGCTCAAGCCAGTTCCACATTCCAGAATATGTAAGTTTTATGATTAGCAATGATCGCTTTGAACAAGCTATAGACTCAAGACTCAAACGGAATGGATGGGACCGTTTTACACTAGAAAGTGCTTTCTCTGTTGCAAACATAGCCCTCAGATGTGCTCGTCCTGAAAAGGCCGCACGACCCTTCATGGACATTGTGTTAAAGAACTCACTTCGATTACAACGAGCAGCTGTGATAACATCCATACTGTTGGGcagagagaagaagaaattgcaatCGCAAAGCATGTATAACGAGATGAAATTACAG CACATAATATCTCAGTAA